In the Methylomonas rhizoryzae genome, one interval contains:
- a CDS encoding CobW family GTP-binding protein produces the protein MHTAKIPVTLITGFLGSGKTTLLNRLLADGVKSALLINEFGETPVDQDLLARQQLPLTLLSGGCLCCQVKGALAPTLKNLWLTWQQAADKPFERILIETSGVASPEPILDTLLREPWLSKHYRLDRVITTVAIPSACDQLQRYPQARAQVVWADYLLLTHADLADTEQQAAVDQALQLLAPATPRWLVDRQHFAADRLSAYNKPLFRRMPDATAITEHGFQSLSLYFSNTPPWPEFQQCLTTVLAKHGDLLLRIKAVIFPPNDAAPPFAVQAAAGRLYPPQTLSIQAGSDRRSRLVCIVSGDVRPLAHTLTTLFGEFIDANAIKLHCP, from the coding sequence ATGCATACCGCCAAAATTCCCGTCACGCTGATCACCGGCTTCCTCGGCAGCGGTAAAACCACGCTGCTGAATCGCTTACTGGCGGACGGGGTGAAATCCGCCTTGCTGATTAACGAGTTCGGCGAGACGCCGGTGGATCAGGATTTGCTTGCGCGGCAACAGCTGCCGCTAACGCTGTTGTCCGGCGGCTGCTTGTGTTGTCAGGTGAAAGGCGCGCTGGCGCCGACCTTGAAAAACTTGTGGCTGACCTGGCAGCAAGCGGCGGACAAACCTTTCGAACGCATACTGATAGAAACCAGCGGCGTCGCCAGCCCGGAACCCATCCTGGATACCTTGTTACGCGAACCCTGGCTGAGCAAGCATTACCGGCTGGATCGAGTCATCACTACCGTGGCTATCCCGTCTGCTTGCGACCAACTGCAACGCTATCCGCAAGCGCGGGCGCAAGTGGTGTGGGCGGACTATTTGCTGTTGACTCATGCCGATCTGGCCGATACCGAACAACAAGCCGCCGTCGACCAAGCGCTGCAACTTTTGGCGCCGGCTACGCCGCGCTGGCTGGTGGACCGGCAGCATTTTGCCGCCGACCGCCTAAGCGCCTACAACAAACCGTTGTTTCGGCGCATGCCGGACGCTACGGCTATTACTGAGCACGGCTTTCAAAGTCTATCGTTGTACTTTTCCAACACTCCGCCATGGCCGGAATTCCAACAGTGCTTGACGACCGTGCTGGCGAAACACGGCGACCTGTTACTACGCATCAAAGCCGTGATTTTTCCGCCGAACGACGCTGCGCCGCCGTTTGCCGTGCAGGCGGCAGCCGGGCGGTTGTATCCGCCGCAAACCTTGTCAATCCAAGCCGGTTCCGATCGGCGCAGCCGCTTGGTTTGCATAGTCAGCGGCGATGTCCGGCCTTTGGCGCACACGTTAACCACTCTCTTCGGCGAATTTATCGACGCCAACGCAATCAAACTGCATTGTCCCTAA